Proteins from one Mycobacterium adipatum genomic window:
- a CDS encoding spirocyclase AveC family protein, protein MSTESLSEAALPIEPGPRSSNRVKVLAGVGGVILTLQIYVWVRWITGPYFERVPQGPSEPPLYMKIPLIANAVILWLALPFALWFFFIKPWRQERRITLDGMLLISMGLMFFQDPFLNYFNTWCTYNTWLWNRGSWAPYLPGTTASEEPGAMVAEPLLTNAPGYAYGVLLITIIGCAIMRKIKARRPNISNLRLILITYAIAFVFDFVMEALVLLPTGLYTYPGAIQAVSFNAGTYYQWPVYEGLMWGGVQTALCCLRYFTDDRGRTVMERGLDGVRGGFVRQQFTRFLAIFAGVSACFFFFYNVPAIYLGMHADPWPEDHQKRSYFNGGICGEGTDKPCPHPDLPMHRNHTGYINTDGQLVLPEGATMPTVVPFDRPAG, encoded by the coding sequence GTGAGTACCGAATCGCTCAGTGAGGCAGCACTACCCATCGAGCCGGGGCCGCGATCCTCCAACCGGGTCAAGGTTCTGGCGGGCGTCGGCGGTGTGATCCTGACGCTGCAGATCTACGTGTGGGTCCGGTGGATCACCGGCCCCTACTTCGAGCGGGTGCCGCAGGGTCCTAGTGAGCCACCCCTGTACATGAAGATCCCGCTGATCGCCAACGCGGTGATCCTCTGGCTGGCATTGCCTTTCGCGCTGTGGTTCTTCTTCATCAAGCCCTGGCGCCAGGAGCGGCGGATCACCCTCGACGGAATGCTGCTCATCTCGATGGGCCTGATGTTCTTCCAGGATCCGTTCCTGAACTACTTCAATACCTGGTGTACGTACAACACCTGGCTGTGGAACCGCGGATCCTGGGCGCCGTATCTGCCCGGAACCACGGCCTCGGAAGAACCGGGAGCGATGGTCGCCGAGCCGCTGCTGACCAACGCGCCCGGCTACGCGTACGGGGTCCTGCTCATCACGATCATCGGCTGCGCCATCATGCGCAAGATCAAGGCGCGCCGGCCGAACATCAGCAACCTGAGGCTGATTCTGATCACCTATGCCATCGCCTTCGTCTTCGACTTCGTGATGGAGGCACTGGTCCTGCTGCCCACCGGTCTGTACACCTATCCCGGCGCCATCCAGGCGGTGTCGTTCAACGCCGGCACCTACTACCAGTGGCCCGTCTACGAGGGGCTGATGTGGGGCGGGGTGCAGACCGCCCTGTGCTGCCTGCGTTACTTCACCGATGACCGGGGCCGAACTGTCATGGAACGTGGATTGGATGGCGTACGAGGAGGATTCGTGCGGCAGCAGTTCACCCGGTTCCTGGCCATCTTCGCCGGCGTGAGCGCCTGTTTCTTCTTCTTCTACAACGTCCCGGCCATCTACCTGGGCATGCACGCCGACCCGTGGCCGGAGGATCACCAGAAGCGGTCCTACTTCAACGGCGGTATCTGTGGCGAGGGAACTGACAAACCCTGCCCGCACCCCGATCTGCCGATGCACCGCAACCACACCGGCTACATCAACACCGACGGGCAGCTCGTGCTGCCCGAGGGGGCGACGATGCCCACCGTCGTGCCGTTCGATCGGCCGGCCGGATGA
- a CDS encoding aldehyde dehydrogenase, protein MLELVSPHTEELLAEVPSSTPADIDAAVAAARAAVDTGPWPRMAPGARVEVLRRFADVYRAHGKEIAQLITAEIGAPITFAQRAQVGLPAMMIGAFCDTAQGYDWQEVRPGFFGADIHVRKEPVGVVAAIVPWNMPQFLTMAKLVPALLAGCAVIAKPAPETSLDALFLVKLFEEVGLPPGVVSVLPGDHTVGAHLVGHPGIDKVSFTGSTAVGRAVAAACAANLTKVSLELGGKSAAIILDDADPATVAAGVRSASLSNSGQICNALTRILVPAARQQQFVDALAAEIAAITVGDPTDPQTQLGPLVNRRQQQRVLDYIRIGTEEGARVVVGGTERPEGVDHGYYVRPTLFTDARNSMRIAQEEIFGPVLTVIGYRDEREAVALANDSGYGLAGSVWTADTDRGLGIAAQVKTGTFGVNQGYTMDPFAPFGGVKDSGYGRELGREGLEGYLDTKSIAVAAGV, encoded by the coding sequence GTGCTCGAACTGGTTTCTCCGCACACCGAGGAACTGCTCGCCGAGGTCCCGAGCTCAACTCCCGCAGATATCGACGCCGCCGTGGCTGCGGCGCGCGCCGCCGTCGACACTGGCCCCTGGCCGCGGATGGCCCCGGGTGCGCGTGTCGAGGTGCTGCGCCGGTTCGCCGACGTCTATCGCGCGCACGGCAAGGAGATCGCCCAGCTGATCACGGCCGAGATCGGCGCGCCGATCACCTTCGCGCAGCGCGCCCAGGTCGGCCTGCCCGCGATGATGATCGGCGCATTCTGCGATACCGCGCAGGGTTACGACTGGCAGGAGGTCCGGCCCGGCTTCTTCGGCGCCGACATCCACGTCCGCAAGGAACCCGTCGGTGTGGTGGCCGCGATCGTGCCGTGGAACATGCCGCAGTTCCTGACCATGGCCAAGCTGGTGCCCGCGCTGCTGGCAGGCTGTGCCGTCATCGCGAAGCCCGCGCCGGAAACCTCGTTGGACGCGCTGTTTCTGGTGAAGCTGTTCGAGGAGGTGGGACTGCCACCCGGGGTGGTGTCGGTGCTGCCCGGCGACCACACGGTGGGCGCGCACCTGGTCGGCCATCCCGGGATCGACAAGGTTTCCTTCACCGGGTCCACCGCGGTCGGCAGAGCGGTCGCCGCCGCGTGTGCGGCCAACCTCACCAAGGTCAGCCTGGAACTCGGCGGCAAGTCGGCGGCCATCATCCTCGACGATGCCGACCCCGCCACGGTCGCGGCCGGGGTGCGCTCGGCCAGCCTGTCCAACAGCGGCCAGATCTGCAATGCGCTGACCCGCATCCTCGTGCCGGCCGCCCGTCAGCAGCAGTTCGTCGACGCCCTCGCCGCGGAGATCGCCGCGATCACGGTCGGCGACCCGACGGATCCGCAGACCCAGCTCGGGCCGCTGGTGAATCGGCGTCAGCAGCAGCGGGTGCTCGACTACATCCGGATCGGAACGGAGGAGGGCGCGCGGGTGGTCGTCGGCGGTACCGAGCGGCCCGAGGGAGTCGACCACGGCTATTACGTGCGTCCCACCTTGTTCACCGATGCCCGGAACTCGATGCGGATCGCGCAGGAGGAGATCTTCGGGCCGGTCCTGACGGTGATCGGCTACCGCGACGAGCGGGAGGCCGTGGCACTGGCCAACGATTCCGGGTACGGACTGGCGGGTTCGGTGTGGACGGCGGACACCGACCGTGGGCTGGGCATCGCCGCCCAGGTCAAGACCGGGACCTTCGGCGTCAACCAGGGCTACACGATGGACCCCTTCGCACCGTTTGGTGGTGTCAAGGACAGTGGGTACGGCCGTGAACTCGGCCGCGAGGGTCTGGAAGGCTACCTCGATACCAAGTCGATCGCCGTCGCGGCAGGAGTGTGA
- a CDS encoding TetR/AcrR family transcriptional regulator: MVEQWTRERRLERTRSLLLDAAEEVFADKGFAPASLDDIARAAGYTKGAIYKHFATKEDLFFAVSDRYWRRYFDNFAEVLSSATEVGARELDAIAARWRQLSLDRGAEHAALGHEFTLYLLRNPEARERVAGKRSEVVEALSGFISQGMERLGATLLIPPLTFAQVLVATSDSVILGSQLDDVDLYRPIVEMYMSAIKLD; encoded by the coding sequence ATGGTCGAGCAGTGGACGCGGGAAAGACGCCTCGAGCGCACCCGTTCGCTACTCCTCGACGCCGCCGAAGAAGTATTCGCCGACAAGGGTTTCGCGCCGGCCAGCCTGGACGACATCGCCAGGGCCGCCGGCTACACCAAGGGTGCGATCTACAAGCACTTCGCCACCAAGGAAGACCTGTTCTTCGCGGTCAGCGATCGGTACTGGCGGCGCTACTTCGACAACTTCGCCGAGGTGCTGTCCTCGGCGACCGAGGTCGGAGCCCGCGAACTCGATGCCATCGCGGCCCGGTGGCGGCAGCTCAGCCTGGACCGTGGCGCCGAGCACGCCGCGCTGGGGCACGAGTTCACCCTCTACCTGTTGCGCAACCCCGAGGCGCGCGAGCGGGTGGCCGGCAAGCGTTCCGAAGTCGTCGAGGCACTGAGTGGATTCATCAGCCAGGGGATGGAACGCCTCGGCGCGACATTGCTCATTCCCCCGCTCACGTTCGCCCAGGTGCTCGTCGCGACCAGCGACTCGGTGATCCTCGGCAGCCAACTCGACGACGTCGACCTCTACCGGCCCATCGTGGAGATGTACATGTCGGCCATCAAATTGGACTGA